One part of the Trichoplusia ni isolate ovarian cell line Hi5 chromosome 2, tn1, whole genome shotgun sequence genome encodes these proteins:
- the LOC113506986 gene encoding uncharacterized protein LOC113506986 yields MMKPGKSGDEKEEIAEVHTSCRSPSPKQKMKRSRSRSGSRKMSNGHTAPDEIVVSEEPANDKSKRDSWIKSEHESLDTELPIHDQIKQGILGFVEKEIKKSDKNPSFVFYSHDPNGLDEKFMKSLSRPSSGHKEKRSPSYRKKKRHSSKHRDRDLHDFEIPGSSLSALERVDDYLKEYNKDEVVTLSGELEIEANDVENNNGISKELRHKPRKTRRKVRDERQDSNANGRDISPKVFKSKSKLGSKPARPTDLTAMLETLESSMPYHDQYIDNPFSSPSPLTSPNDDRLDPFGSRRPEKIYMQGGGTFRAVSRDRILESQQSRDGDKYLRLGDLTPLDVALAVQKAWRSSAPACHGVLGGLSLMHLLLLSYSDALDAGHLSFHAVVTMPYVATYYFFCVLCLLSVLDRLDVTSLDLTRGLQPYFQPIVLVMLYTACLLVCTAARMYDELMVYQYAPLVNNITISGNVTTPTIPSFYHTWTHFSIWRAVLSILGLVYFIISNPQDLVFTNLSKLLQFKHSLQSIG; encoded by the exons ATGATGAAGCCTGGGAAGAGCGGGGATGAGAAAGAGGAGATAGCTGAAGTGCATACATCATGCCGATCACCGTCTCCAAAGCAGAAAATGAAAAGATCACGAAGTAGATCGGGTTCACGAAAAATGTCAAACGGTCACACAGCTCCCGACGAAATAGTGGTCTCTGAAGAACCTGCCAATGACAAATCTAAGCGAGACAGCTGGATAAAGTCCGAACACGAGTCCTTAGACACAGAACTACCAATACACGATCAAATAAAACAAGGTATCCTAGGTTTTGTAGAAAAAGAAATTAAGAAATCAGATAAGAatccttcatttgttttttattctcatGACCCGAATGGCTTGGATGAGAAGTTCATGAAGTCTCTGTCGAGACCCTCCAGTGGACATAAGGAGAAACGGAGTCCGTCTTACCGTAAGAAAAAGAGGCATTCTTCTAAACACCGAGACAGGGACTTACATGATTTTGAAATACCTGGGTCAAGTCTTAGTGCTTTAGAAAGG gttgATGACTACTTAAAAGAATATAACAAGGATGAAGTAGTTACCCTTAGCGGTGAACTGGAAATAGAAGCTAATGATGTGGAGAACAATAATGGTATATCTAAGGAGCTCCGTCACAAACCGAGGAAGACGAGACGGAAAGTCAGAGACGAGCGCCAGGACAGTAATGCTAATGGCAGAGATATTAGTCCTAAAGTGTTTAAGAGCAAGTCTAAGTTGGGGTCAAAGCCAG CTCGTCCGACAGACCTCACAGCCATGCTGGAGACTCTAGAGTCCAGTATGCCTTACCATGACCAGTACATAGACAACCCATTCTCGTCTCCATCGCCACTGACGTCACCGAATGACGATAGACTAGACCCGTTCGGGTCTCGCAGACCAGAGAAGATATATATGCAGGGTGGCGGGACCTTCCGAGCGGTGTCCAGGGATAGGATTCTGGAGTCCCAACAGTCCAGAGATggtgataaatatttaag ACTGGGTGACTTAACACCCTTAGACGTGGCGCTAGCAGTCCAGAAGGCTTGGCGGTCATCAGCGCCGGCCTGTCACGGTGTTCTAGGAGGCCTGTCTCTCATGCACCTGCTATTACTGAGTTACTCCGATGCGTTGGATGCAGGGCATTTGTCTTTCCATGCTGTTGTGACTATGCCCTACGTAGCTACGTATTATTTCTTCTGTGTCCTGTGTCTACTATCGGTTTTGGATAG ACTAGACGTAACCAGTTTAGACCTGACCCGCGGCCTGCAGCCGTACTTCCAGCCTATTGTGCTAGTCATGTTGTACACCGCGTGTCTGCTCGTGTGCACAGCGGCCCGCATGTACGACGAGCTGATGGTGTACCAGTACGCCCCACTAGTCAACAATATCACTATAAGTGGGAATGTTACTACg CCAACCATCCCATCCTTCTACCACACTTGGACGCACTTTTCGATATGGCGAGCGGTACTCTCAATACTAGGCCTGGTGTACTTCATAATATCGAATCCACAAGACTTGGTGTTCACGAATCTCAGTAAGCTATTACAATTCAAACATTCCTTGCAAAGTATTGGATGA